The Aurantiacibacter arachoides genome window below encodes:
- a CDS encoding chemotaxis protein CheB produces MTLQAVVIGASAGGVQALSQVLPALPADFPVPVLVVVHVPPRRDNALVDLFAGKCQLVVKEAEDKEPLVPGTIYFAPPDYHLLVEADATIALSSDEAVNHSRPAIDVLFESAADAFGAGLAGVIMTGANHDGAQGLRAVCAAGGLGIVQDPGTAEIATMPEAAISACPDAQVMALKDIEPTLQAMIAR; encoded by the coding sequence ATGACCTTGCAGGCCGTCGTGATCGGTGCCTCTGCCGGGGGCGTCCAGGCCCTGTCGCAGGTGCTCCCGGCCTTGCCTGCGGATTTCCCGGTGCCGGTGTTGGTCGTCGTCCATGTCCCGCCAAGGCGCGACAATGCGCTGGTCGATCTTTTTGCCGGAAAGTGCCAACTCGTGGTCAAGGAAGCGGAAGACAAGGAGCCGCTCGTGCCAGGGACCATCTATTTCGCGCCGCCCGACTACCACCTGCTGGTGGAAGCGGACGCGACGATTGCCCTGTCGTCCGACGAAGCGGTCAACCATTCGCGCCCGGCGATCGACGTCCTGTTCGAAAGCGCGGCCGATGCCTTTGGCGCGGGGCTGGCCGGCGTGATCATGACCGGCGCGAATCACGATGGCGCACAGGGATTGCGGGCGGTGTGCGCGGCGGGCGGCCTCGGCATCGTGCAGGATCCCGGCACGGCGGAGATAGCGACGATGCCAGAGGCGGCAATCTCGGCGTGTCCCGACGCGCAGGTGATGGCCCTGAAGGACATCGAACCGACGCTGCAAGCGATGATCGCGCGATGA
- a CDS encoding CheR family methyltransferase: MSESIEDIEIQLLLDALYRHYHYDFRHYARASIKRRLLQARTQWGFQSISEIQSAVLHDETILPRLLNFLTVQVSEMFRDPSYFRALREKVVPHLRTYPSLKVWVAGCSHGEELYSLAILFAEEGLADRTIFYATDINPAALRAAQAGVYPLDRIRQFTENHRLSGGHSSLSDHYTANYDRAVFDKSLRERTVFSDHSLVTDAAFGEMHLVSCRNVLIYFDKALQDRVIGLFGESLVRGGFLGIGSKESLRFSAHADLFSDFVREEKIYRRSAR; encoded by the coding sequence ATGAGCGAAAGCATCGAGGATATCGAGATCCAGCTGCTGCTGGATGCGCTGTATCGTCATTATCATTACGATTTTCGGCATTACGCCCGCGCGTCTATCAAGCGGCGCCTGCTGCAGGCGCGGACCCAGTGGGGTTTCCAAAGCATCTCGGAAATCCAGTCCGCGGTCTTGCACGACGAGACGATCCTGCCCCGGTTGCTTAATTTCCTCACCGTGCAGGTGAGCGAGATGTTCCGCGACCCATCCTATTTCCGGGCCCTGCGCGAGAAGGTGGTTCCCCACCTTCGCACCTATCCTTCGCTCAAGGTATGGGTCGCCGGGTGCAGCCACGGCGAGGAACTCTATTCGTTGGCGATCCTGTTTGCCGAGGAAGGGTTGGCCGACCGCACGATCTTCTACGCGACGGACATCAACCCGGCAGCCCTGCGCGCCGCGCAGGCGGGCGTCTATCCGCTCGACCGCATTCGCCAGTTCACGGAAAATCACCGGCTGTCCGGCGGTCACTCCTCGCTGTCGGACCATTACACCGCAAATTACGACCGTGCGGTGTTCGACAAGTCGCTGAGGGAACGGACCGTGTTCTCCGATCACAGCCTGGTCACCGATGCGGCCTTCGGGGAGATGCATCTCGTATCGTGCCGCAACGTCCTCATCTACTTCGACAAGGCGTTGCAGGATCGGGTGATAGGCCTGTTTGGCGAGTCGCTGGTGCGGGGCGGTTTTCTGGGCATCGGTTCCAAGGAGAGCCTGCGGTTCTCCGCCCATGCCGACCTCTTTTCGGACTTCGTGCGCGAGGAGAAAATTTACCGGAGAAGCGCGCGATGA
- a CDS encoding response regulator — MREDEARIRNTHEVLTTLDELMIAVLDAETGQRGYVLTGNAMYLEPYDAGVVAAGEHLSELEDTVRDNAVQRENLDALRNLVASKFRFSELAVRTRRDRGMEPAIVLIDSDRGKIAMDAIRSQLAQMNREEASERQQRIDGLAAASRSAIISTIVTSLIGMALTIAIFILLLRANRTRERQQWLQTAQVDLADAMRGEKTVPQLAAAVLAFLAERTGANAGVLFKGEGGVFNRVAMLGVADAAAVPETFGINEGLLGKVAADARATTLADIPEGYLKIGSALGNEAPRHLIVAPAFNEGTVNAIVELGFFDAVDSRVGELLDAVAGSVGVALRSARFRERLQDALEETQRQAGELQAQSEELRVSNEELEEQGNALKESQARLELQQVELEQTNSQLEEQAQTLEGQRDELGRTASALQLKARELEQASQYKSDFLANMSHELRTPLNSLLILSKLLGDNTNGNLSTEQVKFARTIESSGNDLLTLINDILDLSKIEAGHVEIEAAPVSTERLAADLRKMFEPLAQQRGLTLDIALAKDAPRSVETDRMRLEQVLKNLLANAIKFTERGSVTLSVSAAKNGMVDIAVTDTGIGIAPAQRDAIFDAFRQADGTISRKFGGTGLGLSISRELVRLLGGTIRLDSEEGKGSTFIVSVPVIYDPATVEPRQAPQPASEGASNDAARTPSPQTSAPAPARPASAIRTPATIEDDRNALSEGKRLLLVIEDDTTFAGIVCDLSREMGFQCIVAGTAQDAIELAREYRPSAMVLDIGLPDQSGLTVLDRLKHDESTRHIPIHVISGSDQSQTALALGAIGFLEKPAPRERLAEVLSALQDKLAARMRRVLIVEDDAVQREAVGRLLESQDVETVGVGTAAECLEELRSGQYDCMVLDLSLPDASGFSLLETLSEEGDGPLPPVIVYTGRDLSADEEQRLRRYSSSIIIKGAKSPERLLDEVSLFLHRVVSDLPPEQREMIEKARHRDAAIEGRRILIVEDDVRNVYSLTSVLEPRGALTRIARNGQEALDALAEAADDPDKTIDLVLMDVMMPVMDGLTAARAIRADARWKKLPIVMLTAKAMPDDQQKCIDAGANDYMAKPIDVDKLLSLVRVWMPR, encoded by the coding sequence ATGCGGGAAGACGAGGCGCGGATTCGCAATACCCATGAAGTGTTGACGACGCTGGACGAGTTGATGATCGCGGTGCTCGATGCTGAAACCGGCCAGCGCGGCTATGTCCTGACCGGCAACGCCATGTACCTCGAGCCTTACGACGCCGGTGTCGTGGCCGCTGGCGAACACCTGTCAGAGCTGGAAGACACTGTCCGCGACAACGCCGTCCAGCGTGAAAACCTCGATGCGCTGCGTAATTTGGTGGCGAGTAAGTTCCGCTTTTCGGAACTCGCCGTGCGCACACGGCGCGACCGCGGCATGGAGCCGGCCATCGTCCTGATTGACAGCGATCGCGGCAAGATTGCGATGGATGCGATCCGTTCGCAACTGGCGCAGATGAACCGCGAGGAAGCCAGTGAGCGCCAGCAGCGCATCGACGGGCTGGCAGCCGCTTCGCGGTCGGCGATCATCAGCACGATCGTCACCAGCCTGATCGGGATGGCATTGACGATTGCGATCTTCATCCTTCTGCTGCGCGCCAATCGTACCCGTGAACGGCAGCAGTGGTTGCAGACAGCGCAGGTCGATCTGGCCGACGCGATGCGCGGCGAGAAGACCGTGCCGCAACTGGCGGCGGCGGTGCTCGCCTTCCTGGCCGAGCGGACTGGCGCGAATGCCGGCGTGCTGTTCAAGGGCGAGGGGGGTGTGTTCAACCGGGTCGCCATGCTGGGGGTTGCCGACGCCGCGGCGGTGCCCGAGACCTTCGGGATCAACGAAGGCCTGCTCGGCAAGGTCGCGGCCGATGCGCGTGCAACCACCCTGGCGGACATTCCGGAAGGTTATCTCAAAATCGGCTCCGCGCTGGGCAACGAGGCACCGCGCCATCTGATCGTGGCCCCGGCTTTCAACGAGGGCACGGTGAATGCCATCGTCGAGCTCGGATTCTTCGATGCAGTGGACAGCCGCGTGGGCGAATTGCTCGATGCGGTGGCCGGATCGGTCGGCGTGGCGCTGCGCTCGGCGCGTTTCCGCGAGCGGTTGCAGGATGCCCTGGAGGAAACTCAGAGGCAGGCTGGCGAACTCCAGGCGCAGAGCGAGGAACTGCGCGTTTCGAACGAGGAACTGGAAGAGCAGGGCAATGCGCTGAAGGAATCGCAGGCGCGGCTTGAATTGCAGCAGGTCGAGCTGGAACAGACCAACAGCCAGCTGGAGGAGCAGGCGCAGACGCTGGAGGGTCAGCGCGACGAACTGGGCCGGACGGCCTCCGCCTTGCAGTTGAAGGCGCGTGAGCTTGAACAGGCCAGCCAGTACAAGTCGGACTTCCTCGCCAACATGAGCCACGAATTGCGCACGCCGCTCAATTCGCTGCTGATCCTGTCAAAGCTGCTTGGCGACAACACGAACGGCAACCTCTCCACCGAGCAGGTCAAGTTCGCCCGCACGATCGAGTCCTCGGGCAACGACCTGCTGACGCTGATCAACGACATTCTCGACCTGTCGAAGATCGAGGCCGGGCACGTCGAGATCGAGGCGGCTCCGGTATCGACCGAACGGCTGGCTGCGGACTTGCGCAAGATGTTCGAACCGCTGGCGCAGCAACGCGGGCTGACACTGGACATCGCGCTCGCCAAGGATGCACCGCGATCGGTTGAAACCGACCGGATGCGGCTGGAGCAGGTGCTCAAGAACCTGCTGGCGAACGCCATCAAGTTCACCGAACGCGGCAGCGTGACGCTGTCTGTCTCTGCTGCGAAAAACGGCATGGTCGACATCGCGGTCACCGATACCGGCATCGGCATCGCACCGGCGCAGCGTGATGCGATCTTCGACGCGTTCCGCCAGGCGGACGGAACGATAAGCCGCAAGTTCGGCGGCACGGGGCTGGGCCTTTCGATCTCGCGGGAGCTTGTCCGCCTGCTGGGCGGTACGATCCGTCTCGACAGTGAGGAGGGCAAGGGCAGCACGTTCATCGTGAGCGTGCCGGTCATTTACGATCCCGCAACGGTGGAACCGCGTCAGGCCCCCCAGCCCGCCAGCGAAGGCGCTTCCAATGACGCCGCGCGAACGCCCAGCCCGCAAACGTCCGCGCCAGCGCCCGCCCGGCCGGCGTCGGCAATCAGGACGCCGGCCACCATTGAAGATGACCGGAATGCCTTGTCCGAAGGCAAACGCCTGCTGCTCGTGATCGAGGATGACACGACATTTGCCGGCATCGTGTGCGACCTTTCGCGCGAGATGGGCTTCCAGTGCATCGTCGCCGGAACGGCGCAGGACGCCATCGAGCTCGCTCGCGAATACCGGCCGAGCGCCATGGTCCTCGATATCGGCCTGCCTGACCAGTCGGGCCTCACCGTCCTCGACCGGCTGAAGCACGACGAAAGCACGCGGCACATCCCGATCCACGTCATCTCCGGCTCCGACCAGAGCCAGACCGCACTGGCGCTTGGCGCCATCGGTTTTCTGGAGAAGCCAGCGCCGCGCGAACGCCTGGCGGAAGTGCTCTCGGCGCTGCAGGACAAGCTTGCCGCGCGGATGCGGCGGGTGCTGATCGTGGAGGACGATGCCGTACAGCGCGAAGCGGTGGGCCGCCTGCTGGAATCGCAGGACGTCGAGACCGTGGGCGTGGGCACCGCCGCCGAATGCCTGGAGGAACTGCGCAGCGGGCAATACGATTGCATGGTGCTCGACCTGTCGCTTCCCGATGCGTCGGGCTTCTCGCTGCTGGAAACGCTGAGCGAGGAGGGGGACGGGCCGCTGCCCCCGGTCATCGTCTATACCGGCCGCGACCTGTCCGCCGACGAGGAACAGCGCCTGCGCCGTTATTCCAGCTCCATCATCATCAAGGGTGCCAAGTCGCCCGAGCGCCTGCTGGACGAGGTTTCGCTATTCCTGCACAGGGTCGTCTCCGACCTGCCGCCGGAACAGCGCGAGATGATCGAGAAAGCCCGCCATCGCGATGCCGCTATCGAAGGCCGCCGCATTCTCATCGTGGAGGATGACGTGCGTAACGTCTATTCGCTGACCAGCGTGCTCGAACCGCGCGGCGCGCTGACGCGCATTGCGCGCAACGGGCAGGAAGCGCTCGATGCTCTGGCCGAAGCGGCGGATGATCCCGACAAGACCATCGACCTGGTGCTGATGGATGTGATGATGCCCGTGATGGATGGCCTTACCGCCGCGCGCGCGATCCGCGCCGATGCCCGGTGGAAGAAACTGCCGATCGTCATGCTCACGGCCAAGGCGATGCCCGACGATCAGCAGAAATGCATCGATGCCGGCGCCAACGATTACATGGCCAAGCCGATCGACGTGGACAAGCTGCTCTCGCTGGTGCGGGTATGGATGCCGAGGTGA
- a CDS encoding UDP-glucuronic acid decarboxylase family protein has product MPRLYESRKRILVTGGAGFIGSHLIDRLLEQGHEVLCVDNLFTGTKRNLDHLHDNPRFEFMRHDVTFPLHVEVDEIYNLACPASPVHYQHDPVATTKTSVHGAINMLGLAKRLNARIFQASTSEVYGDPHVHPQPEEYWGNVNPIGPRSCYDEGKRCAETLFFDYHRQHGVEIKVARIFNTYGPRMHHADGRVVSNFIVQALQGDPITIYGDGSQTRSFCYVDDLVEGFLRLMDTDASVTGPINLGNPGEFTIKELAEKVIAMTGAKSSLEFLDLPADDPRQRKPDIAKAKETLGWEPTIALEQGLERTIAYFDRRLQELRAG; this is encoded by the coding sequence GTGCCGCGACTTTACGAAAGCCGTAAACGCATCCTGGTGACCGGCGGGGCCGGCTTCATCGGATCACACCTGATCGATCGCCTGCTGGAACAGGGGCACGAGGTATTGTGCGTGGACAACCTGTTCACCGGCACCAAGCGCAACCTCGATCACCTGCACGACAATCCGCGTTTCGAATTCATGCGCCACGACGTGACCTTTCCCCTCCATGTGGAAGTGGACGAGATCTACAACCTGGCCTGCCCGGCGAGCCCGGTGCATTACCAGCACGATCCCGTCGCCACCACGAAGACCTCGGTCCACGGCGCGATCAACATGCTGGGCCTTGCCAAGCGGCTGAACGCAAGGATTTTCCAGGCCAGCACCAGCGAAGTCTACGGCGACCCGCACGTCCACCCGCAGCCCGAAGAATACTGGGGCAACGTCAACCCGATCGGCCCGCGGTCATGCTACGACGAGGGCAAGCGGTGCGCGGAAACGCTGTTCTTCGATTATCACCGCCAGCACGGGGTGGAGATCAAGGTCGCGCGCATCTTCAACACCTATGGCCCCCGCATGCATCATGCCGACGGGCGGGTGGTGTCGAACTTCATCGTGCAGGCCCTGCAGGGCGATCCGATCACCATCTATGGCGACGGCTCGCAGACGCGTTCGTTCTGCTATGTTGACGACCTGGTCGAAGGTTTCCTGCGGCTGATGGACACCGACGCATCGGTCACCGGGCCGATCAACCTGGGCAATCCCGGCGAATTCACGATCAAGGAACTGGCGGAAAAGGTCATCGCCATGACCGGGGCGAAATCGTCGCTCGAATTCCTCGATCTTCCCGCCGACGATCCGCGGCAACGCAAGCCGGACATCGCCAAGGCGAAGGAGACGCTGGGCTGGGAGCCGACGATCGCTTTGGAACAGGGCCTGGAACGAACCATCGCCTATTTCGACCGGCGGTTGCAGGAACTGCGCGCGGGATAG